In Gimesia panareensis, the genomic window CTGACCGCCTTCAACCTGGAAATCGAAAGCGTCGATGAAAAACTGGATTCCGATGGCAGCAGTGAAATGAAAATGGCATCGGAATAAGCTCCCGGATCATCCCGCGAGCTGCAGTGAGAGTTCTTCTTCATTCAGTGAGACAATCGAGATCCCCAGTTTGTCTGCGAGGTCTGCGACTTCCTGCTGATCGATCATGATGGTCTGATTACTTTCGATAGCCAGCACTCTGCCTCCAGCTTCGTGCATGGTTTGCAATGTCTTGATGCCGACAGTCGGGACGTCAAACCGGCGGTCCTGCTGAGGCTTAGCAACTTTGACTACGGTAAATCCGCCCCGCTTGCAGAGCTGGCCTGCCCGCTGGATGGCACGGTCGGTCCCTTCAATCGCCTCCACGGCGATCACGGCTTTGTCATTGATGACGATGCTTTGTCCGATATCCAACTGGCCCATCTGTTTGGCAATGTCCCAACCCATTTTAATGTCTTCCCACTGGGCCTGACTGGGACGTCGTTTGGTCAGAAATCCGTGCTTCACGAGTAACTCCGGGCAATAATCCAGGGCAGATTCGAAATAAAGATTGTCACGTTCAAATTCTTTGATCACCGCCAGCAGCAGGGTATCATCTTTCCGGTCTTCCCTGGCATAGCGATACCACATATGCAGCGTGCGAAAATCGGGTAGCAGTTTGAATATCCGAAACGGGCTGAACAGGACGGTTTTTTCAATTTTGCCTGCCATGATCACGCGTCTGACCTGTTCCCGTTTAAACAGTTTGATCGCCCGACCAATGCGCGCCAGGGGAATCCAGTGGAAGGTATCGCAGATTTCCATCAGTTCATCACTGGCCATTCCAAAGATGCCCAGGCAGCAGACGGAATAGCCCTGCTGCTGCGCCTGTTCCGCAAAGACGATGGGAAAGCGGCCCGCACCGGCCAGCAGTCCGATCTGTCGTCGGGAATCGGTAGTGGTGGTTTGCAATGTATTATTCATCGTTAATCTGTGAGTTTCACGTTGAAACGGGTGGTGAAATGAAGACTCAGGTTAGCGCTGATTCGTCGTTGATCTGACTGGTATTTTTCAGGGCTTCAAATTGTTGTGTCAGTGTTTTGATGTGCTGTTCCAGATCACGGAGCTGTTTCCGCATTTCGGGAACTTTGCGGATAGACATCACAATTTTCCGCTGTTCTTTTTCAGGGGCCGCGGGAGTTCCAATATGAACTTCGCCTGCGGGGATATCCCGGTGGACGCCGGCTCTCGCTCCCAGAGTGGCCTGATCGCCAATATGCACATGATCTGCGATGCCGACCTGGCCTGCACAGCGAACATAGTCACCGGTGGTGATGGAGCCGGCAAAACCGACCTGTGAGGCAAAGGCGTTGTGTTTGCCGATCTCGCAGTTGTGGGCGATCATCACCTGATTATCGATCTTGGTTCCCTGCCCGATGACCGTCGGACCAATCATGCCCCGGTCGATCGTCGTTCCGGCTCCGATCTCAACATCTTCTTCAATGCGAACACTGCCCAGGTGGGGAATTTTGATATATCGTCCGTTTTCGAAACGATAACCGAATCCATCGCAGCCCAGGACGGCAGTTGCATGAATCAGAACGCGATCCGCAATTTTCACATCCGGATAGAGGACTGTGTTAGCGTGGATGGTAACATCGTCTCCCAGGACACAGTCATCGCCGATATAGACACCCGGATAAATCCGGCAGTTGTTTCCGATTTTGACTCCGGGGCGAATCGTGACCCGCGGATAGATATCACAGTTTTCTCCAATCGTGGCTTCATCGCTGATGTCTGCTGCAGAAGAAATTCCAATCTGAGGCAGTTCTCGCTCGTGGCGTAGTTTCTGAATGACCTTGATAAAGGCGGCCTGAGCATCAACCACGGTCAGGGAGGTGATCGGGTTTTCTTCGAATGCTTTCTGAAAAGATTCTTCCAGCCGCTGCTCAATGATTACCGCGCCGGCCTGACTCGACTTGAGACGTTTCAGATTGAGTTCATCACCTACAAAGGTGATATCGTGTGGACCCGCTTTGAGAACGGATTCCGCTCCGTGTATTTCCAGTCTCTGATTACCACGGGCCGGGCAATTCAGTTCTTGAGCGATCCACTCAACCGTCGTCGACATCAAGGAGTCCTTTCCGAAAGATGCACGTTTGCGATATCTGTTGTCTGAATAGAATCCGGGAATACCATCATGGCATCTGTTATTTCATCATTTCCCGGATTCAGGCGTTTTTTACCTGATTTCGCAAAAGTAACGCAAGAGCATTTTTTAAGTCAGTAAAGACTCGCTCCGAATACACCGGATGTTAAGTGGTAGAGCTATCGATGATTCTTCTTTGGGGCGGGGGTTGAGACTCGGCAGAATTCAGGAATGCCACTGGTAGCGAACAGCCGAAGAATAAGGTAGGATATTGTTTTCAACGATTGAGTGTAATTTAGGTTGATTAGGTCGTTCTGGCTGGTGTTAATGTTCAGTTGTGCGGCAGTCGATTTTTCAGGAATGTTTGGTATTAACGATGTCGGTACGTGGAATTCGTGGTGCAACAACAGTAACTCAGGACGTTTCGGCAGAGGTTTTGTCTGCGACACGCGAACTGCTGGAGCAACTGCTCAAAGCGAATCGGATTGAGAACTTCGAAGATATTGTATCCGTCTTTTTTACGACGACTCCTGACCTGACGTCGGCCTTTCCTGCGGAAGCAGCCCGCGAACTGGGGATGAAATCGGTGCCTTTAATCTGTGCTTCTGAAATCGCGGTCAAAGGGGCCATGCCCCGTTGCATTCGCGTCATGATTCATGTCAATACGGACCAGAAGCAGTCGGAAGTGGTGCATGTCTACCTGAACGAGGCCCAGAAACTTCGACCGGATGTCGCTTCGGCTCAGTAGGTTGGTTTACTGAATCTTGATCTGCTTCGGTTCCTGATCAGGTTCATCGCTGCCGATGATCGCATTGGTCGATGTCCAGTGCAGCAGTTCATCGGAATCATCTTTCGCAAAAGTGAAGGGGATGCCGCGCTCTTCCAGAATGTCAGTGAGTTCATCCAGGGGATTTTTCAGAAATTCCGGTGGAAGCACTTTCTGGAGTTCGTCCCAGTGTGCCTTGACCAGGTTCATATTTTCCGGCGGGACCTGAATCAGATGTTCCGCCCGGTTGACGCGTGAAATCCACATGGCTTCGTGTAGCGTACGGTGCCGTTCTTCCAGTGAAAGCGAGGAGAAAGGGCGTTTATCCAGTTGCAACTGGTGGATGGTCTTGTTGCCCTTTTCAATGACATCTTCCAGATTCTGATCTTCTCGAAGCTGGTTGCGGCTGGCTGCCAGTCCCAGGGCCAGGGTATAACTGACAAACTGTTCTTTAGACATATCCCGTCGGCGGAGCGCTTTTTTCAGACTGCGATTGCGGATCCCGAACTGATCCCGGATGCGTTCCACTTCCCAGAGCAGGGAGAGATTCGTCTGTTCGCTGTTCACCAGGTCTTCGATGGGCAGCGAACGGATATGACTCCAGGCCGGTGCCGGCGCGTATACCGAGGGGAAGGTCGGCAACTTTTGTTGAGGCAGAAGCTCAACGACCTTGAGATAGCGTTTCAGCTCGGCCTCTGTCACCTTCTCATTAATCTGTTTCAGCTCGGTGTATTCCAGGGACTCATTCGAGCAGCCCGCGCTACACAGCAGCAGCCCGCTCAGGCAACAGAGCAGTGAAGATAAACGATGTTTGAACTTCGCCATGGGAGGCTACCTGCAGTCTGGCTCTGGAAAAAATCTGGTATCACGGATTGAAGAACAATCCGACGAATTCATGCCCACCAGGATCTGGATCCGCATTGAAAAGTAATACGGCCGTTTTTGAGCAGTTGATCTGTAGGAGACGCACAGAATGCTTATCGTCGAGAATCGTCGGCCGGGAAGACTGTTTTGCCGGGAATTCCGACTTGGCGGGTTGTAGGGAATGTAGCAGCGCTGGTCTATCACGAATGGATTTGAGGTTGCGATGTCTATCCAGGAGGGAAATGAAATCCAGTGACGCGATAGACGGTCGCTACGCAGACGACCGCCTGGGCCAGCAGGGCATAGATCCAGATGGACTGCTGTTTGAAAAATGATTCCACAGGCTGCTGAGACTGTTCCCGCAGCTGCTCCCGGTTTTGCCAGAAGGGAATGGTCCACAACAGTAACCAGGGGAGAAAGATGAGCCAGAGTCGGGCCGCTTCTCCCATGTTTTTACCAGAGAGCCAGAGCAGACCGAGAACAATCACAGTGGAAAATAACAGGGATGATAGTCCAGTGGGGGAAGTCGCACCTGCAGTCGAAGCCTGGAAATGTCGTCGACAAAGTGACTTCACGACCAGCCAGGTGAGTGGTAGCCCCAGTGCCAGGCTGATCTCCAGTGGATTCAAGAGCAGCCACTTCCAGTAGGTGCGGGGATATTCCGCATAGAAGCCGGCATGATTCTGCAGATTGAGCAACCAGACTCGGGGAAGGTTCAGATGAAACAGCAGTCCGAGCAGGACCAGAGGCACACCAAATCCACAGAGACTCCAGCCGGCAGCGCTGAGCAGTCGTTTCCAGGGGAACTTACTTTGGGGTGTTGCGGTGCGTTGTTGCCAGGCACAGAAAAACGAGTAGAGGACGGCGCAGAGCGCAACCGGTAGAAAGGCGAGTGTTAGAAACAGTCCACTCCAGATCAGCAGGCCAGCCAGCACGAAGCAGAGAGCAGAATGGCGTCTCCAGGCGAGAACCCAACTGTAAAGAAACAGCAGAGCCAGCACGGAGTAGAGTGCATCTGACTTAGGTTGAAAGATCAAAGCGGCAGGGACCAGGGGCCAGAACGCAGCGACCTGCCAGCTGACGTGACGCGAACTGAATTCACGCGCCAGCAGAAACAGGGGGATCACAGTCAGGGCAGAAGCGATCAGTGTAATCAGAGTGGCACACCAGAGCACGGCACGATCCTGTTGTGTAAGCGGATGTGGTGTCATCGCGGTGGTCTCGGCAATGATTTCGCTGGCGAACTGAAAGGATGCGGGTTGCGATTCGATCAGGAACGATTGCAGTCCGGGAGAAGTCTCACAGAGCCGGATCAGAGCCCGGTAGAACAGCGGGAGCCCGGGTGGATGTGTGCCTTCATGCAGAACATCGCCGGCTTCCATTTTCGTTTCATACTGAGCGAGATAGTCAGAAACATTCTCAATTCCCGTGTTCGCTTCCGTGAAGTAACCGGAGGAGCCCTTGTAATACAATACAAAGGGCGCCTTGGAAAGGGAGTATTCAGCCGGCGGTGCGTCTTGCAGATAGAAGGACCAGAGGAAACTGCAAATTGCTAAGGTCGTCAACCAGACGGCTAACTCGCCGCGACTGCAGTCACGAATCCGAGACAGTCCCCACAGGGTTATGAACAGGTATACGATGAACAGAATCAGGGAGATGATCACACCAAACAGCAGGGCCGGTCCATTGAAGGGGATTCGCTGCCAGGTCCACTCTCCCGGGATACCCAGTGGGATCGTCTCAGAAGCGAGCAGGCACAGGGTCAGGATGATGGCGATCAGAAACGGGATAAGGGATCGAACTCGCATTGATCAGCCAGATGGAAAAGGGTCAGCTGACATGCAGCACGATACAGGTGATGTTATCTTTCGAGCCACCTTCCTGAGCCGCCTTGACAATTTCTTCTGCTGCCTGCTGAGGATCATCGAACTGGCTGAGCAGCTCCTGCAGTTTTTCGTCAGGAATCCCGTCAGTGACGCCATCCGAGCAGAGAATGATGCGATCCTGTGATTGTGGTTCCAGTTGTCGGGCCTGTGTGCCCGCACTGCCATCTTTGGTTCCCAGGTAACGGTAGAGCACATTTTTATAACGATGAGTTAACGCTTCTTCGGGAGTAATGGTGCCGGCATCGACCAGGGCCTGCGTGAGCGAGTGATCGGTGGTAAGCTGGTGCAGCCTGCCTTCTCGAAGCAGATAGACGCGACTGTCGCCGACCCCGCCGATAAACAGCTTGCCACCCACCTGGACGACAAACACGATGGTTGTTCCCATACTGCGACAGTTGGGATCCAGTTCTCCCAGGGCCATGATTTCGCCATTGGCGTGGGCGACTGCTTTGTCGATCGACTGAATGACTTCCTCTGTGGGATGGGAATTGAAATCAATCAGTTCGTCGAGCTGTTTGGGAATCAACTCAACCGCTAACTGGCTGGCTTTTTCTCCGGCACACTGTCCACCCATACCGTCAGCGACCAGAAAGTATTTCCGGGATTGATCGATGAAGAAATTATCTTCATTATTCTCGCGGAAATTTCCGGTGATGCTGACTGTACCGTAACGAATTTCAACCATTAATGAGCCTGTATGTGCGTCGATGAAAATTCAGATTGGGGTGGAAGAATCACAGTGCCTGCGGGAGACATCTATGAGATTTCTGAGAGTATCATAACATCTTTTCATGGCGATGGAAATTTTAATAATGCCGTATCTGCTGGTTTTTTAGCGTCTTAGGAACAATGTCAGGGACAGACGGTTTGTACCAGATCCCGGACACCCAGGGTGGTGGCACAAATGAAAAGCTCTCCCGCTTCAAATCCGGCACTGGTGCCGACCAGCCGGTTCTGGCTTTCGACCAGGCGGTAAACGCGTTTCTTTTCCGGGGGGAATTGAGACTGATAAGCGCGGATGGATTCGAGCTTCTGGTCCATCGTTTCTGAAATATCCACTACAAACTGTCCACTGCCTTCCGGGTAGTTCAGGGAACCGAAACCGAGAGGATACCAGACCTGTTTCTGAATTGTATGTGGTTCAGTGTGGCTGAAATGTTCATTCCATTTCGTAAGTCGCGAATAAAAAACGGCTGCATCAGTGATCTGCATCGCCTGCCAGTGGTCCGGGGATGCCATTGGAGTTTTGCCAGCCAACCCCAGTACTACTTTGGGTCGGTATTTGCGAAACAATGTTGCCAGCGCTACCCGGTTTTCAAAGCTGTCGAACAGTTTCCTGTTAGTCAGTTCCAGAGTTTCGCGCACCTGGACTCCCAGAATTTCTGCTGCCTGCCGCGCTTCTTCCAGGCGATGTTCCGGCCCGGGACTCAGGGGGGTGGGCTCACCATCGGTGAGATCGATGATACCAACTCGATAGCCCTGTCGGACCAGTTTGGCGAGTGTACCACCACAGGCAATTTCGACATCATCAGGGTGAGCACCGACGGCAATGACATCCAGGGGTTCAGGAAGTTCTAAGTTCATAACAGCGATTCTCTGTTGTTCGCATATTTGAGTAATCTTGAAGATTCAGACAGTCTGCTCAGGCGTTTGCGGGAAGGGGCGTTCTAAGCGGCTGAGGTTTGCGGTGCAGGTTTCAGCCGGCGCCGATCTGACGAGCAGTGAAAACTATTCTTTGTGCTCAGGGAGTATTCGTCAATGATCGCTGCCGGTTTATCTTTAGAATCACTCGAATCGATGGCCGGAAAGTGTCCTGTGTGAGAGTTTGATGAATTTCAGAAGTGGCAGCATCGGCTGGGCAGGATCTCCGTATATCTCCAGGTGGTCACTGTTCTGCGACCTGCTTTTCTGCTTCGATAATCACCTGCCTGGTTTCTTGCGGAGTCGCCGCTTCGCGTAGCTTTTCGACAAAATCGGGGAGTTGCAGCATCCGTCCCAGTCGTGCGAGGACTGAGAGGTGTGTGGCTGTGTCGGAGCAGATCACCAGAAAAAAAATATCAGTCAGACCTCCCTTATCAGCGCCAAAGGGAATGCCCGAGAGAGTTCTGCCGTACGCGATCAGAGGTTCCCCCACGGCATCGGGAATCGGATTGCGGGGGTGGGGAATCGCGACACCATTTTCAAAGGCAGTCGGATAGGCTTCTTCGCGTTCTTGAACTGCCGTCAGGACGGTCGCTGGTTCCCAGATCTGCCAGGTTCGACCTGCGATTTCGATCAGGCTTTCCAGAACAGAGCGTTTTGTGCGGGCATCCATGGGAACTTCCACCAGTTCCTCGGGCATCAGGCTGCTGATCAGATGCTCTGAATCCAGCTGAGTTGTGGGATGTGTCTGTTCCACCAGTTCCAGTTCAGAGGTGGAGTAGCTGCGCATTTCGTGTTCCAGCCAGTGAGTAATCTCCGTGGAATGGAATAACCACTCGCCGTTGACTTTGCGGCCGGGGATTCTGCCACGGTTTGCCAGTTTTTCCAGTTCGCGTCTGTCGCGACCTAACTGTCTGGCTAAATCATCCAGGCTGTAAGATTCATGTGCCATTGCCGGGTACCATGTCTTTGTGGAAATCGAGGACAGATTAATCAGTGTATCACTTAACCACATTCCGTCAGGATGCGGGTCTGGAATTTTCACACAAGACAACCTGAGTACCAGCTCAAGCAAGATTGTAAGCGGGGGGAGGAATTTCTGGCTGGGTATTGGAAGCTGGTATTACACGCCTGCAGATTGCTGCTGGTCTTTATGGTAAACCATCAGAGAGTTCAGAATCAATCAATCGACGTGCTGATTCACAGCAGTTCGCGGTAAATGGACCGGATGTCCGTCTGCTATTCGAAGTGGGAGGCTTCTGTCTGGCAGGCGTGTCGAACTCGGGAAAGCAGGGATTCATAGTCTGACTGCCAGATCTGATCCGACCAGACTTCCAGGTCATAGAATCCTTTGTAACCGGAGTCATGGATCATCTCCAGCAGATCCAGTTGCGGGAACTGGGTGATCAGTTCCTCGGTGGAATCCCAGTCAGAAATCTGGACGGATGCAATCAGGGGCATGATTTCAGCAAGTAACTGCTCGGGATTGTCTTCATTAAGCAGCAACGCCGGTTCAAGAGCCAGACCAACTGCAGGGTGCCCACAGGCATCGATCAGTTCCAGTGTCGCATGCAGCGAATTCAGGAAAGTCCAGTGTCGTGCCTGTGGAGAACGCATGGTTTTGAGTGCCAGCCGGGTACCGGTCAGTGAGGCGACATCGCCCAGGCGTTTTAAGGCTTCCATCGTTAAATCGCGCGCGTGATTCAAAGTGTGTCCCGCACGGGGACCACTGGCGACCTGGATCGCAGCCGCATTTACCTGTCCGCCGAAACAGATCAGTTGAATGGCATCAGCAATAGCATCTTCGAATGCATATTCGTTACTGCCTGTGAATCCCCCTGCCAGAGAGACAGTGGAGACTTTCATTCCCGAATCGATGACCAGTTCTGCAGCTTCTGCCGGCTCCAGATCCAGAACCTTCCGGTTCCACAAACCAACTGCAGGGATGCCTGCTGAGAGCAGACCGTTTAAGCTCTCTTTGAACGACCAGTGGTAGGTCGTGATCTGATTGACTGAGATTCGCTCCAACAGCGAAAGGGATTGACTGGCATGTTCTGTTTTAATCGAGGAAGCTGGAGTTGAGAACGAACTGACTTTTTGCTGTGAGAGAAGCTCTTTAGTCACTCGGTCACCTGCTGTCTGGAGAGAAGATCAGGTATATATTTTCAATCGAAAACTGATGTTTTGATTGTCAATAACAATAATATCTGCCAGACAAAACTGTCTGGCGGTTCTGGAACAACCGAATTCCAGTCTGGCGGCTCAGAACCCGATACGCGTGAGACGTATCATAAGCAATCACGAATATATTTCCATACTAAAAATAGAAAACCTGATTTGCTTACAACCAATATTGTCTATCGCGACAGAAAGTCAACCGACATCAATCATCGTTTTGATGACTTGAAAAAACTTTCTGTTTACAAGCGGTTTCTTTCAGGAATGATTTTGAAATACAAAAAATTGACGCTTTGTTAATCCCGGTTGCTTCTATTAAAAAATGGTGTTGTTTCAAGTCAACTTCGCACTCTATCATCGTGTCTGTTAATCAGGAATCTGATTTTACCGTCAGTGAAATCAATCACGGTAACGCCTGCAGACAGAAAGTCACAGATGAGGTCTGCTTTCCTGATCGGATGGTCTCAAGTACGCATCTTGTAATGAACGTACCACGTACATTGATGGCACATCATGAGCGCTGATCTGAATGATCAGACGGTATAGACCGTGCATCACATGTTCTGCGGAAATGAATTCACAAAACATGTGACGCACAGGGGTGGATGGTCAGGAAGTTCTCACTACGTGGTGGTGATCTTAGTGTGAGGATCGTCTGAAACATTTACCCAGACGTGCACGTGTGGAGCACCGCGATAATGCCAGACAAAAGAGGGACCTTCCAGTCGCCAGATATCCCAGACTTCATCTTTGCCGATGTCGCCGGACTGGTAGAAGGAGACGCGGCACTTGTCCAGTCCGCCCTGGGTATTGATGCACTTCCGTACTTCCTGTTGATCGGATGTGCGGAAAGGTTCGAGTAGCAGGCTGAGTACGCTCTGCATTTCCTGTTTCTGATCTTTGGTCATGTCCGCGATGGACAGGCCTTCGATCTGATCGGCTGATTTTTTGAACTGCACCCGTGATTCCTGAGGTGCCTGGCGAATCAGTGCCTGTTTGCGTTGCTTGCCGTCCAGGATTTTGTAGACGTGGTTGGCTTTCAGCGCCTGTTGCCAGAAAACATTCCCGGGATGGTCCGGTTTTTCGTTGAAGTCCTCGGCAGCATGCCCGTAGAAGATCGGCCCTCCGAACGCCAGATGTTCGGCGCTGTCGCCATCGCTGCGTACTGTAGTGTGACGGCCGGTCATTACAAACTGGAACTGATCAGTGCCCGGCGTTCCAAAGATCGCCAGTGACTGTTCTTCACCGTATCCACCCTGATCGTCGAGTAACTGCTGTCGGATTTTTTTATGCCAGCTCGGATCAAAGTGACCGAAGAAGATTGCTTCGATGAGTTCCTGCTGGTCTTTGGTGTAGAAATCGCTGGTGACATAAGGCTTGGTGATGTTCCAGTTCGCCTGGATTTTCTGTCGCAGGAAGCCGCCTTTGCTTTTGTGGTTCCAGTCAAAACAGACGCTTGATTTTTGAGCAGGAGTCAGGCTTTCATACAGTTTTTTTACCAGTGGCTCCGGAGCAGATGTTTTGGCTGCTGACTCAGTCTGACCTGCCAGCAGATGTTCTGCACCCAGTAGAGGGGACCCCGCCAGTGCGGCTCCCATCGTCTTGACG contains:
- a CDS encoding sugar phosphate isomerase/epimerase family protein — translated: MTKELLSQQKVSSFSTPASSIKTEHASQSLSLLERISVNQITTYHWSFKESLNGLLSAGIPAVGLWNRKVLDLEPAEAAELVIDSGMKVSTVSLAGGFTGSNEYAFEDAIADAIQLICFGGQVNAAAIQVASGPRAGHTLNHARDLTMEALKRLGDVASLTGTRLALKTMRSPQARHWTFLNSLHATLELIDACGHPAVGLALEPALLLNEDNPEQLLAEIMPLIASVQISDWDSTEELITQFPQLDLLEMIHDSGYKGFYDLEVWSDQIWQSDYESLLSRVRHACQTEASHFE
- a CDS encoding PTS sugar transporter subunit IIA; the encoded protein is MAHESYSLDDLARQLGRDRRELEKLANRGRIPGRKVNGEWLFHSTEITHWLEHEMRSYSTSELELVEQTHPTTQLDSEHLISSLMPEELVEVPMDARTKRSVLESLIEIAGRTWQIWEPATVLTAVQEREEAYPTAFENGVAIPHPRNPIPDAVGEPLIAYGRTLSGIPFGADKGGLTDIFFLVICSDTATHLSVLARLGRMLQLPDFVEKLREAATPQETRQVIIEAEKQVAEQ
- a CDS encoding DUF3500 domain-containing protein translates to MQLNPGSSANNDTPDFLQISRRHFVKTMGAALAGSPLLGAEHLLAGQTESAAKTSAPEPLVKKLYESLTPAQKSSVCFDWNHKSKGGFLRQKIQANWNITKPYVTSDFYTKDQQELIEAIFFGHFDPSWHKKIRQQLLDDQGGYGEEQSLAIFGTPGTDQFQFVMTGRHTTVRSDGDSAEHLAFGGPIFYGHAAEDFNEKPDHPGNVFWQQALKANHVYKILDGKQRKQALIRQAPQESRVQFKKSADQIEGLSIADMTKDQKQEMQSVLSLLLEPFRTSDQQEVRKCINTQGGLDKCRVSFYQSGDIGKDEVWDIWRLEGPSFVWHYRGAPHVHVWVNVSDDPHTKITTT
- the lpxD gene encoding UDP-3-O-(3-hydroxymyristoyl)glucosamine N-acyltransferase — translated: MSTTVEWIAQELNCPARGNQRLEIHGAESVLKAGPHDITFVGDELNLKRLKSSQAGAVIIEQRLEESFQKAFEENPITSLTVVDAQAAFIKVIQKLRHERELPQIGISSAADISDEATIGENCDIYPRVTIRPGVKIGNNCRIYPGVYIGDDCVLGDDVTIHANTVLYPDVKIADRVLIHATAVLGCDGFGYRFENGRYIKIPHLGSVRIEEDVEIGAGTTIDRGMIGPTVIGQGTKIDNQVMIAHNCEIGKHNAFASQVGFAGSITTGDYVRCAGQVGIADHVHIGDQATLGARAGVHRDIPAGEVHIGTPAAPEKEQRKIVMSIRKVPEMRKQLRDLEQHIKTLTQQFEALKNTSQINDESALT
- a CDS encoding LpxI family protein; the protein is MNNTLQTTTTDSRRQIGLLAGAGRFPIVFAEQAQQQGYSVCCLGIFGMASDELMEICDTFHWIPLARIGRAIKLFKREQVRRVIMAGKIEKTVLFSPFRIFKLLPDFRTLHMWYRYAREDRKDDTLLLAVIKEFERDNLYFESALDYCPELLVKHGFLTKRRPSQAQWEDIKMGWDIAKQMGQLDIGQSIVINDKAVIAVEAIEGTDRAIQRAGQLCKRGGFTVVKVAKPQQDRRFDVPTVGIKTLQTMHEAGGRVLAIESNQTIMIDQQEVADLADKLGISIVSLNEEELSLQLAG
- the aroH gene encoding chorismate mutase, which codes for MSVRGIRGATTVTQDVSAEVLSATRELLEQLLKANRIENFEDIVSVFFTTTPDLTSAFPAEAARELGMKSVPLICASEIAVKGAMPRCIRVMIHVNTDQKQSEVVHVYLNEAQKLRPDVASAQ
- a CDS encoding PP2C family protein-serine/threonine phosphatase — protein: MVEIRYGTVSITGNFRENNEDNFFIDQSRKYFLVADGMGGQCAGEKASQLAVELIPKQLDELIDFNSHPTEEVIQSIDKAVAHANGEIMALGELDPNCRSMGTTIVFVVQVGGKLFIGGVGDSRVYLLREGRLHQLTTDHSLTQALVDAGTITPEEALTHRYKNVLYRYLGTKDGSAGTQARQLEPQSQDRIILCSDGVTDGIPDEKLQELLSQFDDPQQAAEEIVKAAQEGGSKDNITCIVLHVS
- a CDS encoding PIG-L family deacetylase — its product is MNLELPEPLDVIAVGAHPDDVEIACGGTLAKLVRQGYRVGIIDLTDGEPTPLSPGPEHRLEEARQAAEILGVQVRETLELTNRKLFDSFENRVALATLFRKYRPKVVLGLAGKTPMASPDHWQAMQITDAAVFYSRLTKWNEHFSHTEPHTIQKQVWYPLGFGSLNYPEGSGQFVVDISETMDQKLESIRAYQSQFPPEKKRVYRLVESQNRLVGTSAGFEAGELFICATTLGVRDLVQTVCP